One genomic region from Jiangella sp. DSM 45060 encodes:
- the ettA gene encoding energy-dependent translational throttle protein EttA, which produces MADFIYSMRKARKAHGDKVILDDVTLYFLPGAKIGVVGPNGAGKSSILKIMAGLDQPSNGDAQLAPGATVGYLAQEPALNEDKTVLGNVQEGVAETLELINRFNEITEKMAVDYSDELLEEMGKLQEQLDHRNAWELDSQLEQAMDALRCPPPEADVKVLSGGERRRVALCKLLLQQPDLLLLDEPTNHLDAESVLWLEQHLEKYPGAVIAVTHDRYFLDHVAQWIAEVDRGRVHGYEGNYTTYLETKEARLKVEGQKDAKRQRRLREELEWVRSNAKGRQTKQRARLDRYEEMAAEAEKTRKLDFEEIQIPPGPRLGNLVVEANKVTKGFGERTLMRDLSFTLPRNGIVGVIGPNGVGKTTLFKMIVGQEEPDEGSFRIGDTVRLSYVDQSRGGIDPKKNVWQVVSDELDHIKVGQVEMPSRAYVSAFGFKGPDQQKPAGVLSGGERNRLNLALTLKQGGNLILLDEPTNDLDVETLQSLENALLEFPGCAVITSHDRWFLDRVATHILAWEGDDEDPAKWFWFEGNFESYEKNKIERLGADAARPHRVTYRKLSRD; this is translated from the coding sequence ATGGCGGACTTCATTTACTCCATGCGTAAGGCGCGCAAAGCGCACGGTGACAAGGTCATCCTTGACGACGTCACGCTGTACTTCCTGCCAGGGGCGAAGATCGGCGTCGTCGGGCCCAACGGCGCCGGTAAATCGAGCATCCTGAAGATCATGGCGGGGCTCGACCAGCCGTCGAACGGTGACGCCCAGCTGGCGCCCGGCGCGACGGTCGGTTACCTCGCGCAGGAGCCGGCGCTGAACGAGGACAAGACCGTGCTCGGCAACGTCCAGGAGGGCGTGGCCGAGACTCTCGAGCTGATCAACCGGTTCAACGAGATCACCGAGAAGATGGCCGTCGACTACTCCGACGAGCTGCTCGAAGAGATGGGCAAGCTGCAGGAGCAGCTCGACCACCGCAACGCGTGGGAGCTGGACTCCCAGCTCGAGCAGGCGATGGACGCGCTGCGCTGCCCGCCGCCCGAGGCGGACGTGAAGGTGCTGTCCGGTGGCGAGCGCCGCCGGGTGGCGCTGTGCAAGCTCCTGCTCCAGCAGCCCGACCTGCTGCTGCTCGACGAGCCGACGAACCACCTCGACGCCGAGAGCGTGCTGTGGCTGGAACAGCACCTCGAGAAGTACCCCGGCGCGGTCATCGCCGTGACGCACGACCGGTACTTCCTCGACCACGTCGCGCAGTGGATCGCCGAGGTCGACCGCGGCCGCGTCCACGGCTACGAGGGCAACTACACGACGTACCTCGAGACCAAGGAAGCCCGCCTCAAGGTCGAGGGGCAGAAGGACGCCAAGCGCCAGCGTCGCCTGCGCGAAGAGCTGGAGTGGGTCCGCTCCAACGCCAAGGGCCGGCAGACGAAGCAGCGCGCCCGTCTCGATCGCTACGAGGAGATGGCGGCCGAGGCCGAGAAGACCCGCAAGCTCGACTTCGAGGAGATCCAGATCCCGCCGGGCCCGCGCCTGGGCAACCTCGTCGTCGAGGCGAACAAGGTCACGAAGGGCTTCGGCGAGCGCACGCTCATGCGCGACTTGTCGTTCACGCTGCCGCGCAACGGCATCGTCGGCGTCATCGGCCCGAACGGTGTCGGTAAGACGACGCTGTTCAAGATGATCGTCGGCCAGGAGGAGCCCGACGAGGGCTCGTTCCGCATCGGCGACACCGTCCGGCTGTCCTACGTCGACCAGTCGCGCGGCGGCATCGACCCGAAGAAGAACGTCTGGCAGGTCGTGTCCGACGAGCTCGACCACATCAAGGTCGGCCAGGTCGAGATGCCGAGCCGCGCCTATGTGTCGGCGTTCGGGTTCAAGGGCCCCGACCAGCAGAAGCCGGCCGGCGTGCTGTCCGGTGGCGAGCGCAACCGGCTGAACCTGGCACTGACGCTGAAGCAGGGCGGCAACCTGATCCTGCTCGACGAGCCGACCAACGACCTCGACGTCGAGACGCTGCAGTCGCTCGAGAACGCGCTGCTCGAATTCCCCGGCTGCGCCGTCATCACGTCGCACGACCGGTGGTTCCTCGACCGCGTCGCCACCCACATCCTCGCGTGGGAGGGCGACGACGAGGACCCGGCCAAGTGGTTCTGGTTCGAGGGCAACTTCGAGAGCTACGAGAAGAACAAGATCGAGCGGCTCGGCGCCGACGCCGCGCGCCCGCACCGGGTCACCTACCGCAAGCTCAGCCGCGACTAG
- a CDS encoding thioesterase family protein, whose product MPRHVTHVPLRWADMDAYGHVNNVVYLRYLQEARVDMLFVHAPKQGAEQLAEGVVVARHEISYHAPLHYRAAPVRVETWVRRVGNSSFDLGYEVLDDDGDGMRTVYAVASTVLVPYDLEDARPRRVAHEERLVLESFIELDGPEPGKAAA is encoded by the coding sequence GTGCCGCGCCACGTGACACACGTGCCCCTGCGCTGGGCCGACATGGACGCCTACGGTCATGTCAACAACGTCGTCTACCTGCGCTATCTGCAGGAGGCGCGCGTCGACATGCTGTTCGTCCACGCCCCGAAGCAGGGGGCGGAGCAGCTCGCCGAGGGCGTCGTCGTGGCGCGGCACGAGATCAGCTACCACGCGCCGCTGCACTACCGAGCCGCGCCGGTGCGCGTCGAGACGTGGGTGCGGCGGGTCGGCAACTCGTCGTTCGACCTCGGCTACGAGGTGCTCGACGACGACGGCGACGGCATGCGGACGGTGTACGCGGTGGCGTCGACGGTGCTCGTGCCGTACGACCTCGAGGACGCGCGTCCGCGCCGGGTCGCGCACGAGGAACGGCTGGTGCTCGAGTCGTTCATCGAGCTCGACGGGCCGGAGCCGGGGAAGGCGGCCGCGTGA
- a CDS encoding thioesterase family protein encodes MRHVYECSVRFDDLDAFGHVNNVTFAEYLQEARVDFAHRQLRSGNTAHEGSVVVHQSIDYLAPVPFRTEPLQVEVWVTRVGTTSFEVAYEVKDASTLFARATGVLVAFDVRANTPRPVSPAEREVLDRYLEPSP; translated from the coding sequence GTGAGACACGTCTACGAGTGCTCCGTCCGGTTCGACGACCTCGACGCGTTCGGGCACGTCAACAACGTGACGTTCGCCGAATACCTGCAGGAGGCCCGGGTCGACTTCGCGCACCGCCAGCTCAGGTCGGGCAACACGGCGCACGAGGGCTCCGTCGTCGTGCACCAGAGCATCGACTACCTCGCGCCGGTCCCGTTCCGCACCGAGCCGCTGCAGGTCGAGGTGTGGGTGACGCGCGTCGGCACCACGTCGTTCGAGGTCGCGTACGAGGTGAAGGACGCGTCGACGCTGTTCGCGCGGGCCACCGGAGTGCTGGTCGCGTTCGACGTCCGCGCGAACACGCCGCGGCCGGTCAGCCCGGCCGAGCGCGAGGTGCTCGACCGCTATCTCGAGCCGTCGCCATGA
- a CDS encoding glycoside hydrolase family 13 protein, with protein sequence MTPHPPPAVLLDPATVLGWCPVTQASRDWWRDAVIYQVYIRSFADGNGDGEGDIAGLRDRLPYLHDLGIDALWINPWYPSPLNDGGYDVADFRDIDPRFGDLAQAKALLDEAHGLGLKVLLDIVPNHSSWDHRWFKEALAAGPGSPERARYIFRDGRGDDGELPPNNWRSVFGGPAWERVTEPDGTPGQWYFHIFDVSQPDFDWENPEVRAEFLDILRFWFDLGVDGFRIDVAHGMVKDMDGPDLPYDESGLLDRPSIADHPFFDRDGVHEIYRGWREIADSYDPPKLYVAEAWVEPASRLARYLRDDELHSAFNFDYLKSGWTAADLRRSIDDSVTVLGSAGAPATWVLENHDVERVVTRYGRAVTAAGTGHAGRMSGPVDVELGTRRARAAALLMLALPGGAYVYQGQELGLAEVLDLPEESLQDPVWERSGRTERGRDGCRVPLPWAVSGPSHGFGSGGSWLPQPSGWGRQSVEAESSDPSSVLSLYRSALRSRRDIPSAEPLTWLPSDADVLAFQRGASFVCVVNLGAAPVRLPAHREVILASDALTPDGLLPADATVWLAL encoded by the coding sequence ATGACACCACATCCGCCGCCGGCCGTACTGCTGGACCCCGCGACTGTTCTAGGCTGGTGTCCCGTGACTCAGGCTTCCCGTGACTGGTGGAGAGACGCCGTCATCTACCAGGTGTACATCCGCTCCTTCGCCGACGGCAACGGCGACGGCGAGGGCGACATCGCCGGCCTGCGCGACCGGCTCCCGTACCTGCACGATCTCGGCATCGACGCGCTGTGGATCAACCCGTGGTACCCGTCGCCGCTGAACGACGGCGGCTACGACGTCGCCGACTTCCGCGACATCGATCCGCGCTTCGGTGACCTCGCGCAGGCGAAGGCGCTGCTCGACGAGGCGCACGGGCTCGGCCTGAAGGTGCTCCTCGACATCGTCCCGAACCACAGCTCGTGGGATCACCGCTGGTTCAAGGAGGCGCTGGCCGCCGGCCCGGGGTCGCCCGAGCGGGCCCGCTACATCTTCCGCGACGGCCGCGGCGACGACGGTGAGCTGCCGCCGAACAACTGGCGCAGCGTCTTCGGCGGGCCGGCGTGGGAGCGCGTCACCGAGCCCGACGGCACGCCCGGCCAGTGGTACTTCCACATCTTCGACGTCTCGCAGCCCGACTTCGACTGGGAGAACCCCGAGGTCAGGGCCGAGTTCCTGGACATCCTCCGGTTCTGGTTCGACCTCGGCGTCGACGGCTTCCGCATCGACGTCGCGCACGGCATGGTCAAGGACATGGACGGGCCGGATCTCCCGTACGACGAGTCCGGCCTGCTCGACCGCCCGTCCATCGCCGACCACCCGTTCTTCGACCGCGACGGCGTGCACGAGATCTACCGCGGCTGGCGCGAGATCGCCGACTCCTACGACCCGCCGAAGCTGTACGTCGCCGAGGCGTGGGTCGAGCCCGCGTCGCGGCTGGCCCGCTATCTGCGCGACGACGAGCTGCACAGCGCGTTCAACTTCGACTACCTGAAGTCGGGGTGGACGGCCGCCGACCTGCGCCGGTCCATCGACGACTCGGTGACGGTGCTCGGTTCGGCCGGCGCCCCGGCCACGTGGGTCCTCGAGAACCACGACGTCGAGCGGGTCGTCACGAGGTACGGCCGCGCGGTGACGGCGGCCGGCACGGGCCACGCCGGGCGCATGTCCGGCCCCGTCGACGTCGAGCTGGGCACGCGGCGGGCGCGGGCGGCGGCGCTGCTCATGCTGGCGCTGCCGGGCGGCGCGTACGTCTACCAGGGTCAGGAGCTCGGGCTGGCCGAGGTCCTCGATCTGCCCGAGGAGTCGCTGCAGGACCCGGTCTGGGAGCGGTCCGGCCGCACCGAGCGTGGCCGCGACGGCTGCCGGGTGCCCCTCCCCTGGGCCGTCTCCGGGCCGTCGCACGGGTTCGGTTCGGGCGGTTCGTGGCTGCCGCAGCCGTCCGGCTGGGGCCGGCAGTCGGTCGAGGCCGAGTCGAGCGACCCCTCGTCCGTGCTGTCGCTGTACCGGTCGGCGCTGCGATCGCGGCGCGACATCCCGTCCGCCGAGCCGCTCACCTGGCTCCCCTCCGACGCCGACGTGCTCGCCTTCCAGCGCGGCGCCTCGTTCGTCTGCGTGGTGAACCTCGGTGCGGCCCCGGTGCGGCTGCCCGCCCACCGCGAGGTGATCCTCGCCAGCGACGCCCTCACCCCTGACGGCCTGCTGCCCGCCGACGCCACCGTCTGGCTGGCGCTCTGA
- a CDS encoding DUF664 domain-containing protein, producing MAVHTDARVEEWCTVHGPDLLVDAFDRIRERVHATVGGLTPSQLAYRADPDANSIAWLVWHLTRVQDDHIAELAGIDQVWTSGPWAHRFDLPFPPSATGYGHSSADVAAVVVDDPELLTGYFDATHEITEGFLRELDDETLDRVVDESWDPPVTMGVRLVSVIGDNYQHVGQAAFVRGIVTRLGVA from the coding sequence ATGGCGGTTCACACCGACGCCCGCGTTGAGGAGTGGTGCACCGTGCATGGTCCCGACCTGCTGGTCGATGCGTTCGATCGGATCCGCGAACGGGTCCACGCGACGGTCGGCGGGCTGACGCCGAGTCAGCTCGCGTACCGCGCCGACCCGGACGCCAACTCGATCGCCTGGCTGGTCTGGCACCTGACCCGGGTCCAGGACGACCACATCGCGGAGCTCGCCGGCATCGACCAGGTGTGGACGTCGGGCCCGTGGGCGCACCGGTTCGACCTGCCGTTCCCGCCGTCGGCGACCGGCTACGGCCACAGCAGCGCCGACGTCGCGGCCGTCGTGGTGGACGACCCCGAGCTGCTGACGGGCTACTTCGACGCGACGCACGAGATCACGGAGGGCTTCCTGCGCGAGCTCGACGACGAGACGCTGGACCGCGTCGTCGACGAGAGCTGGGATCCGCCGGTGACGATGGGGGTGCGGCTGGTCAGCGTCATCGGCGACAACTACCAGCACGTCGGGCAGGCCGCGTTCGTGCGCGGCATCGTGACTCGCCTCGGGGTGGCCTGA
- a CDS encoding globin, with the protein MTTRLDNFYDAVGGHETFAKLVHRFYEGVATDPLLKPMYPEEDLGPAEERLLLFLEQYWGGPTTYSEQRGHPRLRMRHAPFKVNPEARDRWLLHMRTAVDELGLPPVYRDTLWDYLERAAHSMVNTFED; encoded by the coding sequence GTGACCACGCGCCTGGACAACTTCTACGACGCCGTCGGCGGCCACGAGACGTTCGCGAAGCTCGTGCACCGCTTCTACGAGGGCGTCGCCACCGACCCGCTGCTGAAGCCGATGTACCCCGAAGAGGACCTCGGGCCGGCGGAGGAGCGGCTGCTGTTGTTCCTCGAGCAGTACTGGGGCGGCCCGACGACGTACTCCGAGCAGCGCGGTCACCCCCGGCTGCGCATGCGGCACGCGCCGTTCAAGGTCAACCCTGAGGCGCGCGACCGCTGGCTGCTGCACATGCGCACGGCGGTCGACGAGCTCGGCCTGCCGCCCGTCTACCGCGACACCCTGTGGGACTACCTCGAGCGGGCGGCCCACTCCATGGTGAACACGTTCGAGGACTGA
- a CDS encoding OsmC family protein, producing the protein MATTRTATTRWEGSLFEGAGRVTLDSSGLGTYDVTWASRAETPDGKTSPEELIAAAHSSCFSMAFSNGLAKAGTPPTSLETSADVTFQPGEGITGIKITVRGVVPGMSNDDFVAAAEDAKVNCPVSKALTGTTITLDAALVDA; encoded by the coding sequence ATGGCAACGACCCGCACCGCCACCACGCGCTGGGAAGGCTCGCTGTTCGAGGGCGCCGGTCGCGTCACGCTCGACTCGTCGGGGCTGGGGACGTACGACGTCACCTGGGCCTCGCGCGCCGAGACGCCGGACGGCAAGACGTCGCCGGAGGAGCTCATCGCGGCGGCGCACTCGTCCTGCTTCTCGATGGCGTTCTCGAACGGCCTCGCGAAGGCCGGCACGCCGCCCACGTCGCTGGAGACCTCGGCGGACGTCACGTTCCAGCCGGGTGAGGGCATCACGGGCATCAAGATCACGGTGCGCGGCGTCGTCCCGGGGATGTCCAACGACGACTTCGTGGCCGCGGCCGAGGACGCCAAGGTCAACTGCCCGGTGAGCAAAGCGCTGACCGGCACGACCATCACGCTCGACGCGGCTCTGGTCGACGCCTGA
- a CDS encoding mechanosensitive ion channel family protein, with protein MVGLLAAGGVLSTAGIVAGPDVTEAEQYSAEWWRDVLLDVPLRLAGLVVIAVAARYLLHKFINRMVRRTVEKEPPKAVLGSARAARIVFGGAGAYSERRALRAETMGSVLRSITTVLISAIAVVTALEMLGYAVGPVLASAGVLGVALGFGAQNLVKDFLAGAAMLLEDQYGVGDVVDMGHAVGTVEAVSLRITRLRSVDGTVWYVRNGEVVRVGNSSYGWSRALLDVHVPLDADVARAKRLLEQVVTDLAADDRWAELILEPPEVWGVEDLTADGVLIRVVVKTKPLEQWRVARELRERIKRRFDAERLTLPVATETPAGGPGTGASDPSNPPPATSAAPQVAPPPATSTDNPS; from the coding sequence ATGGTCGGCCTGCTCGCGGCGGGCGGTGTCCTGAGCACGGCCGGCATCGTCGCCGGGCCCGACGTCACCGAGGCCGAGCAGTACTCCGCCGAGTGGTGGCGCGACGTCCTGCTCGACGTCCCGCTGCGGCTGGCGGGCCTGGTCGTCATCGCCGTCGCCGCGCGGTACCTGCTGCACAAGTTCATCAACCGCATGGTCCGCCGCACGGTCGAGAAGGAGCCGCCGAAGGCCGTCCTGGGGTCCGCCCGGGCCGCCCGCATCGTGTTCGGCGGCGCCGGCGCCTACTCCGAACGGCGGGCGCTGCGGGCCGAGACCATGGGCTCGGTGCTGCGGAGCATCACGACGGTGCTGATCAGCGCCATCGCCGTGGTCACGGCGCTGGAGATGCTCGGCTACGCCGTCGGGCCGGTGCTCGCGTCCGCCGGCGTGCTGGGGGTGGCCCTCGGCTTCGGCGCGCAGAACCTCGTCAAGGACTTCCTCGCCGGGGCGGCCATGCTGCTCGAGGACCAGTACGGCGTCGGCGACGTCGTCGACATGGGCCACGCCGTCGGCACCGTCGAGGCCGTCAGCCTGCGCATCACCCGGCTGCGCTCCGTCGACGGCACCGTCTGGTACGTCCGCAACGGCGAGGTCGTTCGCGTCGGCAACTCGTCCTACGGCTGGTCGCGGGCGCTGCTCGACGTCCACGTCCCGCTCGACGCCGATGTCGCCCGGGCCAAGCGGCTGCTCGAACAGGTCGTCACCGACCTCGCCGCCGACGACCGGTGGGCCGAGCTGATCCTCGAACCCCCCGAGGTCTGGGGCGTCGAGGACCTCACCGCCGACGGCGTTCTCATCCGCGTCGTCGTCAAGACCAAGCCGCTGGAGCAGTGGCGGGTCGCGCGGGAGCTGCGCGAACGCATCAAGCGCCGGTTCGACGCGGAGCGGCTCACGCTGCCGGTCGCCACGGAGACGCCGGCGGGCGGTCCGGGCACCGGCGCGAGCGACCCGAGCAACCCGCCGCCGGCCACCTCTGCCGCGCCGCAGGTCGCCCCGCCGCCGGCCACCTCGACCGACAACCCCTCCTGA
- a CDS encoding prolyl oligopeptidase family protein, which produces MALDASTPPQPYPPAPRGDDADVLHGVTVPDPYRALEPEDDPVTQTWSKAQRVLFDEHRAGWAARPAFAARLTQLLRAGSVGTPAWRGDRVFHTRRTPDQEHAVLLTVDPGGAERALVDPIALDPSGATTLDAWQPSKEGTLLAYQVSEGGTEESVLRVLDVATGEVVDGPIDRARYSPVAWLPGGEAFYYVRRLPKDAVPEGEEQFHRRVYLHRLGADPADDVEIFGAGMEKTNYYGVSVSRDGRWLTVTAAQGTAPRNDVWLADLRDADPAQPELRPVVVGQDAKTGLHVGRDGRLYVWTDLGAPRGRLAVTDPTTPEPEHWRDLLAEDPEAVLEDFAILDGAELDAPVLLAARTRHAVSEVTAHALATGDALHTLELPGIGSAGGLSERPEGGHEAWFGYTDHTVPVRVLHYDARTRAVSTWADAPGLVDVPAVRSEQVTYRSKDGTEVRMVIVSPAGSADGPRPTVLYGYGGFNIALTPAYSASILAWVEAGGVWAVANLRGGSEEGEQWHRGGMRENKQNVFDDFAAAASYLVDQGWTTSDQLAIFGGSNGGLLVGAALTQRPELYRAVICSAPLLDMVRYEKFGLGATWNDEYGTAADPAELEWLLGYSPYHHVRDGVEYPSVLFTVFDGDSRVDTLHARKMAAALQAATSGDPATRPILLRAEANVGHGARAVSRTVDLSADQLGFLAAQLGLEAR; this is translated from the coding sequence GTGGCCTTGGACGCATCGACTCCCCCGCAGCCGTATCCCCCCGCCCCCCGCGGCGACGACGCCGACGTGCTGCACGGCGTCACGGTGCCCGACCCGTACCGCGCGCTCGAGCCCGAGGACGACCCCGTCACGCAGACGTGGTCCAAGGCGCAGCGCGTGCTGTTCGACGAGCACCGCGCCGGCTGGGCGGCCCGCCCGGCGTTCGCCGCGCGGCTGACGCAGCTGCTGCGGGCCGGTTCCGTCGGCACCCCGGCGTGGCGCGGCGACCGCGTGTTCCACACCCGGCGCACGCCCGACCAGGAGCACGCCGTGCTGCTCACCGTCGACCCCGGCGGGGCCGAGCGGGCGCTGGTCGACCCCATCGCGCTGGACCCGTCCGGCGCCACCACGCTCGACGCCTGGCAGCCGTCCAAGGAGGGCACGCTGCTGGCGTACCAGGTCTCCGAGGGCGGCACCGAGGAGTCGGTGCTGCGCGTGCTCGACGTCGCGACGGGCGAGGTGGTCGACGGCCCCATCGACCGCGCCCGCTACTCCCCCGTCGCCTGGCTGCCCGGCGGCGAGGCGTTCTACTACGTGCGCCGGCTGCCCAAGGATGCCGTCCCCGAGGGCGAGGAGCAGTTCCACCGCCGCGTCTACCTGCACCGGCTCGGCGCCGACCCCGCCGACGACGTCGAGATCTTCGGCGCCGGCATGGAGAAGACCAACTACTACGGCGTCTCGGTCAGCCGCGACGGCCGCTGGCTGACGGTCACCGCCGCGCAGGGCACCGCGCCGCGCAACGACGTCTGGCTGGCCGACCTCCGCGACGCCGACCCCGCGCAGCCCGAGCTGCGCCCCGTCGTCGTCGGCCAGGACGCCAAGACCGGACTGCACGTGGGCCGCGACGGCCGGCTGTACGTGTGGACCGACCTCGGGGCGCCGCGCGGCCGGCTCGCCGTCACCGACCCCACGACGCCCGAGCCCGAGCACTGGCGCGACCTCCTGGCCGAGGACCCCGAGGCGGTGCTCGAGGACTTCGCCATCCTCGACGGCGCCGAGCTCGACGCCCCGGTGCTGCTGGCGGCGCGCACCCGGCACGCGGTCTCCGAGGTCACAGCGCACGCGCTGGCCACCGGCGACGCGCTGCACACGCTCGAGCTGCCCGGTATCGGCAGCGCCGGCGGGCTGTCCGAACGGCCCGAGGGCGGGCACGAGGCGTGGTTCGGCTACACCGACCACACCGTTCCGGTGCGCGTCCTGCACTACGACGCCCGCACCCGCGCGGTGTCGACCTGGGCCGACGCGCCCGGGCTGGTCGACGTCCCGGCCGTGCGGTCGGAGCAGGTGACGTACCGGTCGAAGGACGGCACCGAGGTGCGCATGGTCATCGTGTCGCCGGCGGGGTCCGCCGACGGCCCGCGGCCCACCGTCCTCTACGGCTATGGCGGCTTCAACATCGCGCTCACCCCGGCCTACTCCGCCAGCATCCTGGCCTGGGTCGAGGCCGGCGGCGTGTGGGCCGTCGCGAACCTGCGCGGCGGCTCCGAGGAGGGCGAGCAGTGGCACCGCGGCGGCATGCGCGAGAACAAGCAGAACGTGTTCGACGACTTCGCGGCGGCCGCGTCGTACCTCGTCGACCAGGGCTGGACGACGTCTGACCAGCTGGCGATCTTCGGCGGGTCCAACGGCGGCCTGCTGGTCGGGGCCGCGCTGACCCAGCGGCCCGAGCTGTACCGCGCCGTCATCTGCTCCGCGCCGCTGCTCGACATGGTCCGGTACGAGAAGTTCGGGCTGGGCGCGACCTGGAACGACGAGTACGGCACCGCCGCCGACCCGGCCGAGCTGGAGTGGCTGCTCGGCTACTCGCCGTACCACCACGTCCGCGACGGCGTCGAGTACCCGTCCGTCCTGTTCACCGTGTTCGACGGCGACAGCCGCGTCGACACCCTGCACGCGCGCAAGATGGCCGCCGCCCTGCAGGCCGCCACGTCCGGCGACCCCGCCACGCGGCCCATCCTGCTGCGCGCCGAGGCCAACGTCGGGCACGGCGCCCGGGCCGTCTCGCGCACCGTCGACCTCAGCGCGGACCAGCTCGGCTTCCTCGCCGCGCAATTGGGGCTGGAGGCACGGTGA
- a CDS encoding GNAT family N-acetyltransferase, which translates to MQPSNHVVRQALRSDVGTVARVLAEAFDADPMMRFVVPSTRYRERLTALFAFEALLSPHGSWVAVADGEIAGAALWGLPGARPPGFWPTLRYSRYLLRAFGTGLPAALRSFRVIEDAHPPSPPHWYLQTLGVARPGRGVGGALLRDGLARADAQGLPAYLESSAPGNVAIYERYGFRPAGEIVLPGGPTLTAMWREPVRGGQ; encoded by the coding sequence GTGCAGCCTTCGAATCACGTCGTCCGGCAGGCGCTGCGCTCCGACGTCGGCACGGTCGCGCGGGTGCTGGCCGAGGCGTTCGACGCCGACCCGATGATGCGCTTCGTCGTGCCCTCGACGCGGTACCGCGAGCGGCTGACCGCGCTGTTCGCGTTCGAGGCGCTGCTCAGCCCGCACGGGTCGTGGGTGGCGGTGGCCGACGGCGAGATCGCCGGGGCGGCGCTGTGGGGGCTGCCGGGCGCCCGGCCGCCGGGGTTCTGGCCGACGCTGCGCTACAGCCGGTACCTGCTGCGGGCGTTCGGGACGGGGCTGCCGGCGGCGCTGCGGTCGTTCCGGGTCATCGAGGACGCGCACCCGCCGTCGCCGCCGCACTGGTACCTGCAGACGCTCGGGGTGGCGCGGCCCGGACGGGGCGTGGGCGGCGCGCTGCTGCGCGACGGGCTGGCGCGGGCCGACGCGCAGGGGCTGCCGGCGTATCTGGAGTCGTCGGCGCCGGGCAACGTCGCGATCTACGAGCGGTACGGATTCCGTCCGGCCGGCGAGATCGTCCTGCCCGGCGGCCCCACCCTGACGGCCATGTGGCGCGAGCCGGTCCGAGGGGGTCAGTAA
- a CDS encoding GNAT family N-acetyltransferase, producing MEVRDADEPVVRGAEVADADAIAAVHVAGWRRAFAGVVDAGFLAGLDVGRRAAVWRRLIAEPDPRSTVLVAVRSGRIAGFCSAGASRDADGSADVGEVYAIYADPAQLGTGVGRALMTAALEFLRAEGFTRATLWTLEGNALGRAFYDRSGWAPDGTRQVEQVGPDLLTEVRYARELPGP from the coding sequence ATGGAGGTTCGTGACGCTGATGAGCCGGTGGTTCGCGGCGCCGAGGTGGCCGACGCCGACGCCATCGCCGCGGTGCACGTGGCCGGCTGGCGGCGGGCGTTCGCCGGAGTCGTCGACGCCGGGTTCCTGGCCGGGCTGGACGTCGGCCGCCGGGCGGCGGTGTGGCGCCGGCTCATCGCGGAGCCCGATCCGCGCTCGACCGTCCTGGTCGCCGTCCGCTCCGGCCGGATCGCCGGGTTCTGCTCGGCCGGCGCCTCCCGCGACGCCGACGGTTCCGCCGACGTCGGCGAGGTGTACGCCATCTACGCCGACCCCGCCCAGCTGGGGACCGGGGTCGGGCGGGCGCTGATGACGGCGGCGCTGGAGTTCCTCCGGGCCGAGGGCTTCACGCGGGCGACGCTGTGGACGCTCGAGGGCAACGCGCTGGGGCGGGCGTTCTACGACCGGTCCGGATGGGCGCCGGACGGCACGCGCCAGGTGGAGCAGGTCGGCCCCGACCTGCTCACCGAGGTCCGCTACGCCCGCGAGCTGCCCGGGCCGTAA